The following proteins are co-located in the Dietzia timorensis genome:
- the cysK gene encoding cysteine synthase A, translated as MGKIYSDITETIGRTPLVKLNKLAEGIEANVVVKLESANPANSVKDRIGAAIIDDAVASGALTPGGTIVEGTSGNTGIALAMVAAARGFKTVICMPESMSVERRAVMRAYGAELILTPAAEGMKGAVAKAEEVAAERDNAVLARQFGNPANVDIHRRTTGEEIWEDTDGNIDIFVAGIGTGGTISGAGETLRGHKSDVEIVAVEPKDSPLLTEGKAGPHKIQGLGANFVPEILNRDIYNEVIDVTFEDSLDVARKLGTEEGVLAGVSAGANVWGALEVAKRPENKGKTIVVIVPDFGERYLSTPLFEEYRK; from the coding sequence ATGGGAAAGATTTACTCGGACATCACCGAAACGATCGGCCGCACGCCGCTGGTCAAGCTCAACAAGCTCGCCGAGGGCATCGAGGCGAACGTCGTGGTCAAGCTCGAGTCCGCGAACCCTGCCAATAGCGTCAAGGACCGCATCGGCGCCGCCATCATCGACGACGCAGTCGCCTCCGGCGCGCTCACCCCCGGCGGCACCATCGTCGAGGGCACCTCGGGCAACACCGGCATCGCGCTCGCCATGGTCGCCGCCGCTCGCGGTTTCAAGACCGTGATCTGCATGCCCGAGTCCATGTCCGTCGAGCGCCGCGCCGTGATGCGCGCCTACGGCGCAGAGCTCATCCTCACCCCGGCCGCCGAGGGCATGAAGGGCGCCGTCGCCAAGGCCGAAGAGGTCGCCGCCGAGCGCGATAACGCCGTGCTCGCCCGCCAGTTCGGCAACCCCGCAAACGTCGACATCCACCGCCGCACCACCGGCGAGGAGATCTGGGAAGACACCGATGGCAACATCGACATCTTCGTCGCGGGCATCGGCACCGGCGGCACCATCTCCGGCGCCGGCGAGACCCTCCGCGGCCACAAGAGCGACGTCGAGATCGTCGCCGTCGAGCCGAAGGACTCCCCGCTGCTCACCGAGGGCAAGGCCGGGCCGCACAAGATCCAGGGCCTCGGCGCAAACTTCGTCCCGGAGATCCTCAACCGCGACATCTACAACGAGGTCATCGACGTCACGTTCGAGGACTCGCTCGACGTCGCCCGCAAGCTCGGCACCGAAGAGGGCGTCCTCGCCGGTGTCTCGGCCGGCGCCAACGTCTGGGGTGCGCTCGAGGTCGCGAAGCGCCCGGAGAACAAGGGCAAGACCATCGTCGTCATCGTCCCCGACTTCGGCGAGCGCTACCTGTCGACCCCGCTGTTCGAGGAATACCGCAAGTAA
- a CDS encoding sensor histidine kinase produces the protein MKFFDRYPLRVLLVAATVALVALGLIASSAAVTLTMRSQLIASEDAKLREAMNEWAATSPPPGPPSSLDGDPLSPEGPSRERPPSEYFIAVRTAAGDLVFVVDDNPSQPELPAKVNLSEPFELPDAEGGGSWRALADVDRQGNITVLAVPMSTTVDGTVTKLIQVQALVGLAVLIGVGTCAWLLVRRSLRPLQAVEQTAHQIADGNFDRRLPELSPRTEVGSLAQSFNWMAGSIESAFTATEASRHKAAASEERMRRFVADAGHELRTPLTSIIGFAELYRTKMLPDADVAFGRIEPEARRMQALVEDLLTLARLDTERPMSREPVDLTQVAADAVAGAHAIEPARRVELRLDAAPVLTGDGDKLRQVALNLVVNALRHAGEDANVTVTVTESVAASAPATHTASIGPAQRPGTPLAVLEVDDDGVGMPAEAAAKSFERFHRIDDSRNRSDSGGGSGLGLSIVAGIVQAHGGTVHLDTAPESGAHFRVELPVDSERPANEPF, from the coding sequence ATGAAGTTCTTCGACCGCTACCCTCTTCGCGTCCTCCTCGTCGCGGCGACCGTGGCGTTGGTGGCGCTGGGACTCATCGCCTCGAGCGCCGCGGTCACCCTGACGATGCGCAGCCAGCTCATCGCCTCCGAGGACGCGAAACTGCGAGAGGCCATGAATGAGTGGGCTGCGACGTCACCCCCTCCCGGTCCTCCGTCCTCCCTGGACGGGGATCCGCTCTCGCCCGAGGGGCCGAGCCGCGAACGCCCACCGAGCGAGTACTTCATCGCCGTGCGCACCGCCGCGGGCGATCTCGTGTTCGTCGTCGACGACAATCCCTCGCAACCCGAGCTGCCCGCGAAGGTCAACCTCTCCGAGCCTTTCGAGCTGCCCGACGCCGAGGGCGGGGGCTCGTGGCGAGCGCTCGCCGACGTCGACAGGCAGGGCAACATCACCGTGCTCGCGGTGCCGATGTCCACGACCGTCGACGGGACCGTGACCAAACTGATCCAGGTGCAGGCGCTCGTCGGGCTGGCGGTACTCATCGGCGTGGGCACGTGCGCATGGCTGCTCGTGCGCCGCTCGCTGCGGCCGCTGCAGGCCGTCGAGCAGACCGCGCATCAGATCGCCGACGGCAACTTCGACCGCAGGCTCCCGGAGCTCTCGCCGCGCACGGAGGTCGGCTCGCTCGCCCAGAGCTTCAACTGGATGGCCGGCAGTATCGAGTCCGCGTTCACCGCCACCGAGGCGTCCCGGCACAAGGCGGCAGCGTCGGAGGAACGGATGCGACGCTTCGTCGCCGACGCGGGCCACGAGCTGCGTACGCCGCTCACCTCGATCATCGGCTTCGCCGAGCTGTACCGCACCAAGATGCTGCCAGACGCGGACGTCGCGTTCGGACGCATCGAGCCGGAGGCTCGGCGCATGCAGGCCCTCGTCGAGGACCTGCTCACGCTCGCCCGTCTCGACACCGAGCGGCCGATGTCGCGGGAGCCGGTGGATCTCACCCAAGTCGCCGCGGACGCCGTCGCCGGCGCGCACGCGATCGAACCGGCCCGCAGGGTGGAGCTACGCCTCGACGCCGCCCCCGTGCTCACCGGGGACGGCGACAAGCTCCGCCAAGTGGCACTGAACCTCGTCGTCAACGCGCTTCGCCATGCAGGCGAGGACGCGAACGTGACCGTCACGGTGACAGAGTCCGTCGCCGCCTCGGCCCCGGCCACGCACACCGCCTCCATCGGCCCCGCGCAACGGCCGGGCACCCCGCTGGCGGTGTTGGAGGTGGATGACGACGGAGTCGGGATGCCCGCCGAGGCGGCCGCGAAATCCTTCGAACGCTTCCACCGCATCGACGACTCGCGCAACCGCTCCGACAGCGGTGGCGGAAGCGGCCTGGGACTGTCGATCGTCGCGGGAATCGTCCAGGCACACGGCGGGACCGTCCACCTCGACACGGCGCCAGAATCCGGCGCGCACTTTCGGGTTGAGTTGCCCGTCGACTCCGAGCGCCCCGCGAACGAACCATTTTGA
- a CDS encoding response regulator transcription factor, translating into MSENPEAGARILVCDDEPSIVELLQVSLKYQGFDVQVARDGAQALDIARRFRPDVVVLDVMMPRMDGFDTLSRLRADGVDAPVLFLTAKDAVEDRVRGLTIGGDDYVTKPFSLEEVVARVRVLLRRGGPKDLPAENTRVSFADIVLDDDTHEVFKAGEPVTLSPTEFALLRYFIVNAGVVLSKSKILDHVWNYDFGGDANVVETYVSYLRKKVDFGEKKYLHTLRGVGYVLREPR; encoded by the coding sequence ATGAGCGAAAATCCGGAGGCAGGCGCGCGAATCCTCGTCTGTGACGACGAGCCGTCCATCGTCGAATTGCTGCAGGTGAGCCTGAAGTACCAGGGCTTCGACGTACAGGTGGCCCGCGATGGCGCCCAGGCACTCGACATCGCACGCCGATTCCGCCCAGACGTAGTCGTGCTCGATGTGATGATGCCGCGCATGGACGGCTTCGACACCCTCTCGCGGCTGCGCGCCGACGGCGTCGACGCACCCGTCCTCTTCCTCACCGCGAAGGACGCCGTCGAAGACCGCGTCCGCGGACTCACGATCGGCGGAGACGACTACGTCACCAAGCCGTTCTCGCTCGAGGAGGTCGTCGCCCGGGTGCGCGTACTGCTGCGCCGGGGCGGGCCGAAGGACCTCCCCGCGGAGAACACGCGCGTGTCCTTCGCGGATATCGTCCTCGACGACGACACCCACGAGGTGTTCAAAGCAGGCGAACCGGTCACGCTTTCGCCGACCGAGTTCGCGCTGTTGCGTTACTTCATCGTCAACGCCGGGGTGGTGTTGTCCAAGTCGAAAATACTCGACCACGTATGGAACTACGACTTCGGCGGAGACGCGAACGTCGTCGAAACCTACGTGTCGTACCTGCGCAAGAAGGTCGACTTCGGGGAGAAGAAGTACCTGCACACCCTTCGAGGTGTCGGCTACGTGCTACGCGAGCCTCGATGA
- a CDS encoding glycerate kinase: MTIVVACAAFKGSLSATEACRWAAEGARNSFPDEEIVTLPVADGGTGSLDVMHHIGATLYPISVSGPTGEVVDTHFAATDPDQAFVEMADACGLLRLPAGQPAPLDASSYGLGEAILAALDSGRPNILCGIGGSASTDGGTGMAAALGVRFLDDAGEPLPLGGRELHRLASIDLTGLDPRIRQAQITIACDVDTPLLGTNGSARVFGPQKGAGDEDIAHLERGLARLAEVAEPLGGEPDYPGAGAAGGVGFLARLLGWKLTQGFTVLSQITGLEYSVAGANLVLTGEGRLDDQTAHGKAPMGVAALGREHGVPVWAVCGKIDLAAERVRSAGFAGAAALSDIALTDEESHSKAGPMLATLTQQLLDEAL, encoded by the coding sequence ATGACAATCGTCGTCGCGTGCGCCGCATTCAAGGGCTCACTTTCCGCCACCGAAGCCTGCCGCTGGGCGGCCGAGGGCGCACGAAATTCGTTTCCCGACGAAGAGATCGTGACCCTGCCCGTCGCCGACGGGGGGACCGGTTCCCTCGACGTCATGCACCATATCGGCGCGACGCTCTATCCGATCAGCGTCTCGGGCCCGACCGGCGAAGTCGTCGACACCCATTTCGCCGCGACGGACCCCGACCAAGCCTTCGTCGAAATGGCCGACGCGTGCGGACTCCTGCGCCTGCCGGCAGGCCAACCCGCGCCGCTCGACGCGTCCAGTTACGGACTCGGCGAAGCCATCCTCGCGGCACTCGACTCGGGCCGGCCGAACATCCTGTGTGGCATCGGCGGCAGCGCATCCACCGACGGCGGTACCGGCATGGCTGCCGCGCTCGGCGTCCGTTTTCTGGATGACGCCGGAGAGCCCCTCCCCCTGGGCGGCCGCGAGCTGCACCGGCTTGCGTCGATAGACCTCACCGGCCTCGACCCGCGGATCAGGCAGGCACAGATCACCATCGCCTGCGACGTCGACACCCCACTGCTCGGCACCAACGGATCGGCGAGGGTATTCGGCCCGCAAAAAGGCGCGGGAGACGAGGACATCGCGCACCTCGAGCGCGGACTCGCCCGACTCGCCGAGGTCGCCGAACCGCTCGGCGGCGAGCCCGATTACCCCGGCGCCGGTGCCGCTGGCGGAGTCGGCTTTCTCGCACGCCTGCTCGGCTGGAAGCTCACGCAGGGCTTCACCGTGCTCTCGCAGATCACCGGGCTCGAATACTCGGTAGCCGGCGCCAACCTCGTGCTCACCGGCGAGGGTCGGCTCGACGACCAGACCGCGCACGGCAAGGCGCCCATGGGAGTCGCGGCGCTCGGCCGCGAACACGGCGTTCCCGTCTGGGCGGTGTGCGGCAAGATCGACCTCGCCGCCGAGCGCGTCCGCTCCGCAGGTTTCGCCGGTGCCGCCGCGCTGTCCGACATTGCGCTCACCGACGAGGAATCCCATTCGAAGGCTGGTCCAATGCTCGCGACCCTCACCCAGCAGCTCCTCGACGAGGCCCTCTGA
- a CDS encoding glutaredoxin domain-containing protein, translating into MFETPPDERARRSGGRWLTASLVLVLGLLLVAVVGLSTGGAQQGLVVLVGILAVLAVSAWLSPLRPGRHTEIGDTALTRPEVVVLWRPGCAYSARLKRDTARHGVRVKWVNIWRDSEAAAICRRLNGGSEETPTVVVVDREMPQPTVIPATVSGVTAANEELAEHRSIAPPTHSRRVA; encoded by the coding sequence ATGTTTGAAACGCCGCCGGATGAACGTGCGCGGCGCTCCGGGGGGAGATGGCTCACCGCATCCCTAGTGTTGGTGCTTGGACTGCTGCTTGTGGCAGTGGTCGGGCTGTCCACCGGAGGCGCCCAGCAAGGACTTGTCGTACTTGTCGGCATCCTTGCCGTGCTTGCCGTATCCGCATGGCTTTCGCCGCTGCGACCGGGAAGGCACACGGAGATCGGTGATACCGCGTTGACGCGTCCCGAGGTTGTGGTCTTGTGGCGTCCCGGATGCGCGTACTCCGCCCGCCTCAAGCGCGACACGGCCCGGCATGGCGTCCGCGTCAAGTGGGTCAATATCTGGCGAGATTCCGAGGCCGCCGCAATCTGCCGCCGCCTCAACGGCGGTAGCGAAGAAACCCCGACTGTCGTGGTGGTCGACAGGGAGATGCCGCAGCCCACCGTCATCCCAGCGACTGTGTCCGGCGTGACTGCCGCGAACGAAGAGCTCGCCGAGCACCGTTCGATTGCGCCGCCCACCCACAGCCGTCGCGTGGCCTGA